The Urbifossiella limnaea genome has a window encoding:
- a CDS encoding mandelate racemase/muconate lactonizing enzyme family protein, protein MKPTDVRVAEVSYTTDDYQYRTPIKFGGVALDKATVLTARVTVEDRQGRRAEGVGSMPLSNVWAFPSRTLGYDQTLGAMTALVAAFRDTTAAHAGYGHPVELGHALEPQFLAHLGPTGERLGLGEPIPVLAALVAASPFDAALHDGYGKLLGRSVYQCYGPDYLTADLGHYLGADFAGRTLDRYVLPAPKAKLPLYHLVGALDPLTSADVKAPVGDGLPETLGEWIARDGLTHLKVKLNGDDLGWDVERVVRVNAVAEEVNGARGVATWFYSLDFNERCQTVEYLIEFLRRLREQAPAGYDRVQYIEQPTARDLKANRQNVMHAAAKLKPVVIDESLVDLESLHLAREMGYTGVAFKACKGQTQSLLLAAAAQEMGLFRCVQDLTCVGRSLIHSAGLAAHIPGVAAIESNGRQYCPAANAGWDDRYPGVFTVADGTMNTALLDGVGLGAG, encoded by the coding sequence GTGAAGCCCACCGACGTGCGCGTCGCCGAAGTGTCGTACACCACCGACGACTACCAGTACCGCACGCCCATCAAGTTCGGCGGCGTCGCGCTGGACAAGGCCACCGTCCTCACCGCCCGCGTGACGGTCGAAGACCGGCAGGGCCGGCGTGCCGAGGGCGTCGGCTCGATGCCGCTGAGCAACGTCTGGGCCTTCCCGTCGCGCACACTCGGGTATGATCAGACCCTCGGTGCCATGACGGCGCTGGTCGCCGCCTTCCGTGACACCACCGCGGCACACGCCGGCTACGGCCACCCGGTCGAACTCGGGCACGCCCTGGAACCGCAGTTCCTCGCGCACCTCGGCCCCACCGGCGAGCGCCTCGGCCTCGGGGAACCGATCCCCGTGCTGGCCGCGCTCGTCGCCGCGAGCCCGTTCGACGCCGCGCTCCACGACGGCTACGGCAAGCTCCTCGGCCGCAGCGTCTACCAGTGCTACGGCCCCGACTACCTCACCGCCGACCTCGGCCACTACCTCGGCGCCGACTTCGCCGGCCGCACCCTCGACCGCTACGTGCTGCCGGCTCCGAAGGCGAAGCTGCCGCTGTACCACCTCGTCGGGGCGCTCGACCCGCTCACCTCGGCGGACGTGAAAGCCCCCGTCGGCGACGGCCTGCCCGAAACCCTCGGCGAGTGGATCGCCCGCGACGGCCTCACCCACCTGAAGGTGAAGCTGAACGGCGACGACCTGGGCTGGGACGTCGAGCGCGTCGTGCGCGTGAACGCCGTGGCCGAGGAGGTGAACGGCGCCCGCGGCGTGGCGACGTGGTTCTACTCCCTCGACTTCAACGAGCGCTGCCAGACGGTCGAGTACCTCATCGAGTTCCTCCGCCGGCTGCGCGAGCAGGCGCCCGCCGGGTACGACCGCGTGCAGTACATCGAGCAGCCGACGGCCCGCGACCTGAAGGCGAACCGGCAGAACGTCATGCACGCCGCCGCGAAGCTCAAACCCGTCGTCATCGACGAGTCGCTCGTGGACCTGGAGAGCCTCCACCTGGCGCGTGAGATGGGGTACACCGGCGTCGCCTTCAAGGCGTGCAAGGGGCAGACCCAAAGCCTCCTCCTGGCCGCGGCGGCGCAGGAGATGGGGCTGTTCCGCTGCGTCCAGGACCTGACGTGCGTCGGCCGGTCGCTGATCCACTCGGCCGGGCTCGCCGCCCACATCCCGGGCGTGGCCGCGATCGAGTCGAACGGCCGGCAGTACTGCCCCGCCGCGAACGCCGGGTGGGACGACCGCTACCCCGGCGTGTTCACCGTCGCCGACGGCACGATGAACACGGCACTTCTCGACGGCGTCGGACTGGGCGCGGGCTGA
- the hpf gene encoding ribosome hibernation-promoting factor, HPF/YfiA family: MTVSARHGHLDDQTQAALREKAEGLLKYFERLVSVAVVVDLHQDHAHNVKVEITATAGHKHEFVATEANGDVVAAFGLAQDKIKQQIKHYKEKLHDHRRDPSHNDAGGK; this comes from the coding sequence GTGACCGTATCCGCCCGCCACGGGCATCTGGACGACCAGACCCAGGCCGCCCTCCGCGAGAAGGCCGAAGGCCTCCTCAAGTACTTCGAGCGGCTCGTCTCCGTCGCCGTCGTCGTGGACCTCCACCAGGACCACGCCCACAACGTGAAGGTGGAAATCACCGCCACCGCCGGGCACAAGCACGAGTTCGTCGCCACCGAGGCGAACGGCGACGTGGTGGCCGCGTTCGGCCTCGCGCAGGACAAGATCAAGCAGCAGATCAAGCACTACAAGGAGAAGCTGCACGACCACCGGCGGGACCCGTCGCACAACGACGCGGGTGGGAAGTGA
- a CDS encoding HPr family phosphocarrier protein: MAANGRTGNGETGGNGPLRRTVKVVNPLGLHHRVADRFSRAARQFAAAVAVFHGDSRADGKSVWDLMMLVVLPDAEVVVEVDGPDAAAALDPLAAILGSPGGEDYTI; this comes from the coding sequence ATGGCGGCGAACGGGCGAACCGGAAACGGCGAAACGGGCGGGAACGGCCCGCTGCGCCGCACCGTCAAGGTGGTGAACCCGCTGGGGCTCCACCACCGCGTCGCCGACCGGTTCAGCCGGGCCGCCCGCCAGTTCGCCGCCGCCGTCGCCGTCTTCCACGGCGACTCGCGGGCCGACGGCAAGAGTGTCTGGGACCTGATGATGCTGGTGGTTCTGCCGGACGCCGAGGTGGTGGTCGAGGTGGACGGGCCCGACGCGGCCGCCGCCCTGGACCCGCTGGCCGCCATCCTCGGCTCCCCCGGCGGGGAAGACTACACGATCTGA
- a CDS encoding sigma-70 family RNA polymerase sigma factor, giving the protein MTATRLPAGVRDLLRGGTPDADLLTRFVAARDEAAFAELVRRHGGPVWDVCRSVLRNAADADDAFQATFLTLARRADALRKPASVGAWLHGVAVRVSRKARAATLRRARYEASVLPPSAADPSWSDAHAVVHESLAALPERYREPLVACYLRGLTHDDTAAELGLSKAALKKRLERGRAQLRAALRRRGVGRVVLLGTVAVPAPLLDAATRIAAGAVPIPPAVLRLVEGGFSMTFAKFTAALVLAAGVGLAAVAQEQPGRTRNAPPPPAERAPKRPPPAAKVDAPPEKSELDGTWTVTLIETGGRPVNTAAAPDEFAQPTTFVIAGGRCEVKGVRVLHLTDFRVKTDPAAEPKQIDATMLDGPKQGETYPGIYAVDGDKLRICLRLQRTELGRPKGYSTTSGTTLFTFSLTRSKAAAVDPRAEVRFDDVLRSGKKLYLVLNGPLTKNLTDDLAPFAERLSLAVKTADRVKDKDVTVVLFRRFDAKTNDGILSGFTREQLTRYAAEGPARRIDKLAEHAWTPGRLPKDATPLPPEPAPPNAVEAGPELSARVVVRSDRVPPEPPGDLANARVGLDGRLELLTHARTPVRVVVTPSQVRVTIRGSGWSSIPPVQLGREGVEKEPPPRPRAVEVPPDGYVGLDTQAGQRVVITGRPSGADVHTGPHVWRLPPGRYRVEGEVDVTVGERPMTVRLEPTAFTIP; this is encoded by the coding sequence ATGACCGCGACCCGCCTCCCCGCCGGCGTCCGTGACCTGCTCCGCGGCGGTACGCCCGACGCCGATCTGCTCACCCGCTTCGTGGCGGCGCGCGACGAGGCGGCGTTCGCGGAGTTGGTGCGCCGCCACGGCGGGCCGGTCTGGGACGTGTGCCGGTCCGTCCTCCGCAACGCCGCCGACGCCGACGACGCCTTCCAAGCGACGTTCCTCACCCTTGCTCGCCGGGCCGACGCGCTGCGGAAGCCGGCGTCGGTCGGGGCGTGGCTACACGGAGTCGCCGTTCGCGTGTCGCGGAAGGCCCGCGCCGCGACGCTGCGGCGCGCCAGGTACGAAGCGTCGGTGTTACCGCCGTCCGCCGCCGATCCGAGTTGGAGCGACGCGCATGCGGTCGTTCACGAGTCGCTGGCGGCGCTGCCGGAGCGTTACCGTGAGCCGCTGGTCGCGTGCTACCTCCGCGGTCTGACGCACGACGACACCGCGGCCGAGCTCGGGCTGTCGAAGGCAGCGCTGAAGAAGCGCCTCGAACGCGGCCGCGCGCAGCTGCGCGCAGCACTCAGGCGACGCGGCGTCGGCCGAGTCGTGTTGCTCGGCACGGTCGCCGTTCCCGCCCCACTGCTCGACGCCGCTACCCGCATCGCCGCAGGCGCGGTGCCGATCCCGCCCGCGGTTCTCCGACTGGTCGAAGGAGGGTTCTCGATGACGTTCGCCAAATTCACCGCGGCTCTGGTTCTGGCCGCGGGCGTGGGTCTCGCCGCCGTCGCGCAGGAGCAACCGGGCCGGACGCGGAACGCGCCACCGCCGCCCGCCGAGCGGGCGCCGAAGCGGCCGCCGCCTGCGGCGAAGGTCGATGCCCCCCCCGAAAAATCGGAGCTGGACGGCACGTGGACGGTGACCCTGATCGAGACCGGAGGCAGACCCGTCAACACGGCCGCGGCCCCCGACGAATTCGCGCAGCCAACGACGTTCGTGATCGCCGGCGGCCGCTGCGAGGTGAAGGGCGTTCGCGTGCTGCACCTCACCGACTTCCGCGTCAAGACCGACCCGGCGGCCGAACCGAAGCAGATCGACGCGACGATGCTCGACGGCCCGAAGCAGGGTGAGACGTATCCCGGCATCTACGCCGTCGACGGCGACAAGCTGCGAATCTGCCTGCGGCTCCAACGCACTGAACTCGGCCGGCCGAAGGGGTACTCCACGACGAGCGGCACCACGCTATTCACGTTCTCGCTGACCCGCAGCAAGGCCGCAGCCGTGGACCCGCGGGCGGAGGTGCGGTTCGACGACGTGCTGCGCTCTGGGAAAAAGCTCTATCTCGTGTTGAATGGTCCGCTCACGAAGAACTTAACCGACGACTTGGCGCCGTTCGCGGAGCGGCTGAGCCTCGCGGTCAAGACCGCCGACCGGGTGAAGGACAAGGACGTGACGGTGGTCCTGTTTCGGCGGTTCGATGCGAAGACCAACGACGGCATCCTTAGCGGCTTCACCCGCGAGCAGCTGACCCGCTACGCCGCGGAGGGACCGGCCCGCCGGATCGACAAGCTGGCCGAACACGCCTGGACGCCAGGCCGGCTGCCGAAGGACGCAACCCCGCTGCCGCCCGAGCCGGCCCCGCCCAATGCGGTCGAGGCTGGGCCGGAGTTGTCGGCGCGTGTCGTGGTTCGGTCGGACCGGGTGCCGCCCGAGCCGCCGGGCGACCTCGCCAACGCCCGCGTGGGCTTGGACGGCCGACTGGAGTTGCTGACCCACGCGCGAACCCCGGTGCGAGTTGTTGTCACGCCGTCGCAGGTGCGAGTCACGATCCGAGGGTCCGGCTGGTCGTCGATCCCACCCGTCCAACTCGGCCGGGAAGGCGTGGAGAAGGAGCCGCCGCCCCGCCCGCGTGCGGTCGAGGTGCCGCCCGACGGGTACGTCGGACTGGACACGCAGGCCGGGCAGCGGGTCGTCATCACGGGCCGGCCGTCCGGGGCGGACGTTCACACCGGACCGCACGTTTGGCGGCTGCCACCGGGCCGGTATCGGGTCGAAGGCGAGGTAGACGTAACCGTCGGCGAACGGCCCATGACCGTTCGGCTAGAACCGACGGCGTTCACCATCCCGTGA
- a CDS encoding Rne/Rng family ribonuclease: MGGAEHRTSPPGDEPEIRPFFEGADDFDPDAPNDRFADGTPPELPAIPVDDAEDFEPETAEAAEEEAREVEKAEREAPVGEPGRGFNDDFDDARPEPRGDRGGRDRDRDRGRGGRDRDRGRGPGRDRDDRGPRPAAGRGPDRGPRFGNGGPGGPKGGRDRGLPKPPIQEIFKRGQEVIVQVIKEGIGTKGPTLSTYISIAGRYLVLMPSLNRVGVSRKIEDHEARRRLRDIMATLGPPKGVGFIVRTAAIDRDAQELRNDLAYLLRLWQVVVKRIKRVAAPVEIYRESDLITRTIRDIFTADVSSIYVDEQTAFDHAREFLQIVMPKYADRIRHFDGTEPLFHKYGIEDEIARIHQKRIELPEGGSIIIEQTEALVAIDVNSGNFRAENNAEETAYQMNLRAAKEIARQLRLRDLGGVIVNDFIDMRSESHRRNVENVLRDAMRRDRARTKILRISQFGIIEMTRQRIRPSLKRSIFADCSHCKGTGFVKTSESASIEVMRLVQLAAHRAPAVQSVHVTVHQDVAHYLQNRRRRELARLEEKANFEVVVTGQMGVSPDTCLVKCFDHNGAEVRLIPPAPVRLAGGRIPPGRPQPRFPQQLD, translated from the coding sequence ATGGGCGGGGCCGAGCACCGCACCAGCCCGCCGGGCGACGAGCCGGAGATTCGGCCGTTCTTCGAGGGCGCCGACGACTTCGACCCCGACGCCCCGAACGACCGCTTCGCCGACGGCACCCCGCCCGAGCTGCCGGCGATCCCGGTTGACGACGCCGAGGACTTCGAGCCGGAGACCGCGGAGGCCGCCGAGGAGGAGGCCCGCGAGGTCGAGAAGGCCGAGCGGGAGGCACCCGTCGGCGAACCGGGCCGCGGCTTCAACGACGACTTCGACGACGCCCGCCCCGAGCCGCGCGGCGACCGCGGCGGGCGCGACCGCGACCGCGACCGCGGGCGTGGTGGGCGGGACCGCGACCGCGGGCGCGGTCCCGGTCGCGACCGCGACGACCGTGGCCCCCGCCCGGCGGCCGGGCGCGGCCCGGACCGCGGCCCGCGCTTCGGCAACGGCGGCCCCGGCGGGCCGAAGGGCGGCCGCGACCGCGGGCTGCCGAAGCCGCCGATCCAGGAGATCTTCAAGCGCGGCCAGGAGGTCATCGTCCAGGTCATCAAGGAGGGCATCGGCACGAAGGGGCCGACGCTCTCGACGTACATCAGCATCGCCGGCCGGTACCTGGTGCTGATGCCGAGCCTGAACCGCGTCGGCGTGTCGCGGAAGATCGAGGACCACGAGGCGCGCCGCCGGCTCCGCGACATCATGGCCACGCTCGGGCCGCCGAAGGGCGTGGGGTTCATCGTGCGTACCGCCGCCATCGACCGCGACGCCCAGGAGCTGCGCAACGACCTGGCGTACCTGCTGCGGCTGTGGCAGGTGGTGGTGAAGCGGATCAAGCGGGTCGCGGCCCCGGTCGAGATCTACCGCGAGTCCGACCTGATCACCAGGACCATCCGCGACATCTTCACCGCGGACGTGAGTTCCATCTACGTGGACGAGCAGACCGCGTTCGACCACGCCCGGGAGTTCCTGCAGATCGTCATGCCGAAGTACGCGGACCGCATCCGCCACTTCGACGGGACCGAGCCGCTGTTCCACAAGTACGGCATCGAGGACGAGATCGCCCGCATCCACCAGAAGCGGATCGAGCTGCCCGAGGGCGGGTCGATCATCATCGAGCAGACCGAGGCGCTGGTGGCCATCGACGTGAACAGCGGCAACTTCCGGGCGGAGAACAACGCCGAGGAGACGGCGTACCAGATGAACCTCCGGGCCGCGAAGGAGATCGCCCGGCAGCTGCGGCTCCGCGACCTGGGCGGCGTCATCGTCAACGACTTCATCGACATGCGGAGCGAGTCGCACCGGCGGAACGTCGAGAACGTGCTGCGGGACGCGATGCGGCGCGACCGGGCGCGGACGAAGATTCTCCGCATCAGCCAGTTCGGCATCATCGAGATGACGCGCCAGCGGATCCGGCCGAGCCTGAAGCGAAGCATCTTCGCCGACTGCTCGCACTGCAAGGGCACCGGCTTCGTCAAGACCTCGGAGAGCGCGTCGATCGAGGTGATGCGGCTGGTGCAGCTGGCGGCCCACCGGGCGCCGGCGGTGCAGTCGGTCCACGTGACGGTCCACCAGGACGTGGCCCACTACCTGCAGAACCGCCGGCGGCGCGAGCTGGCGCGGCTGGAGGAGAAGGCGAACTTCGAGGTGGTGGTGACGGGGCAGATGGGCGTGTCGCCGGACACGTGCCTGGTGAAGTGCTTCGACCACAACGGCGCCGAGGTGCGGCTGATCCCGCCGGCCCCGGTGCGGCTGGCCGGCGGCCGCATCCCGCCGGGGCGGCCGCAGCCGCGCTTCCCGCAGCAGCTGGATTGA
- the rplM gene encoding 50S ribosomal protein L13: MSTTMAKASTVTQKWYVVDATDLVVGRLAVLIANVLRGKHKPEYTPHCDTGDFVVVVNCEKVQFTGKKWDQKSYQDYSHYAGGQKVTPAKEMLARKPEEIIRRAVKRMMPRGPQAYKQLTKLRIYAGDQHPHQAQQPQELKLS; this comes from the coding sequence ATGTCCACGACAATGGCGAAGGCTTCGACGGTTACGCAAAAGTGGTACGTCGTGGACGCTACCGACCTGGTCGTCGGCCGGCTGGCGGTGCTCATCGCCAACGTCCTCCGCGGCAAGCACAAGCCCGAGTACACGCCCCACTGCGACACCGGCGACTTCGTGGTGGTGGTGAACTGCGAGAAGGTGCAGTTCACCGGCAAGAAGTGGGACCAGAAGAGCTACCAGGACTACAGCCACTACGCCGGCGGGCAGAAGGTCACCCCGGCGAAGGAGATGCTGGCCCGGAAGCCGGAAGAAATTATCCGCCGGGCGGTGAAGCGGATGATGCCGCGCGGCCCGCAGGCGTACAAGCAGCTGACGAAGCTCCGCATCTACGCCGGCGACCAGCACCCGCACCAGGCCCAGCAGCCGCAGGAACTGAAGCTGAGCTGA
- a CDS encoding DMT family transporter has product MTRPDARPYLWMLSGSFSFTLMAEFAHVLTRECDWQLVAVARAGLVAVLAAVIAGVAGARLVFWPWRLWVRSVAGSCSMVCTFYAFAKLPAADVLTLTNTFPIWVAVLSWPLYGRPPGVKMLLAIGVGISGVVLVEQPHLESGNPGVYSALAAALLTAVAMLGLHSLKGIDPRAIVVHFSSVATVVCVAAYFVGPVERDPAGVAEPGVLLKLAGMAVTATVGQLFLTLAFGGGAPAKVSVVGLSQIVMGLAFDAWLWGREVNAVALVGTALVIAPTAWLLILEANWGASAPHPADAAHTRVPK; this is encoded by the coding sequence ATGACCCGCCCCGACGCCCGGCCGTACCTGTGGATGCTCAGCGGCAGCTTCTCGTTCACCCTGATGGCCGAATTCGCCCACGTCCTCACCCGCGAGTGCGACTGGCAGCTCGTCGCCGTCGCGCGGGCCGGATTGGTCGCGGTGCTGGCCGCGGTCATCGCCGGCGTCGCGGGGGCGAGGCTGGTGTTCTGGCCGTGGCGGCTGTGGGTGCGCAGCGTCGCCGGGAGCTGCAGCATGGTCTGCACCTTCTACGCCTTCGCCAAGCTCCCCGCGGCCGACGTGCTGACGCTCACGAACACCTTCCCCATCTGGGTCGCCGTGCTGTCGTGGCCACTCTACGGCCGGCCGCCGGGCGTGAAGATGCTGCTCGCCATCGGCGTCGGCATCTCCGGCGTCGTGTTGGTGGAGCAACCGCACCTGGAGAGCGGTAACCCCGGCGTCTACTCGGCGCTGGCCGCGGCGCTGCTCACCGCCGTGGCCATGCTCGGGCTGCACAGCCTGAAGGGGATCGACCCGCGGGCGATCGTCGTCCACTTCTCGTCGGTCGCCACGGTGGTGTGCGTCGCGGCGTACTTCGTGGGGCCGGTCGAGCGCGACCCGGCGGGCGTGGCCGAGCCCGGCGTGCTGCTGAAGCTGGCGGGCATGGCCGTGACCGCCACCGTGGGTCAGCTCTTCCTGACGCTGGCGTTCGGCGGCGGGGCGCCGGCCAAGGTGTCGGTCGTGGGGCTCAGTCAGATCGTGATGGGCCTGGCGTTCGACGCCTGGCTGTGGGGGCGGGAGGTGAACGCCGTGGCGCTCGTCGGCACGGCGCTGGTCATCGCGCCGACGGCGTGGCTGCTGATCCTGGAGGCGAACTGGGGCGCGAGCGCGCCCCACCCCGCGGACGCGGCTCACACGCGGGTGCCGAAGTAG
- a CDS encoding TIGR03936 family radical SAM-associated protein, protein MLGDKFRLRFEKAGVLRLLSHHDLMRVLERMLRRAGLPFKSTAGFHPGPRVVFAQSLPLGVVGRDEVVELELTEVRDSGAVLTGLNTQAPEGLRFTRAAVVPMRTTAMPRRIVYSLPLPAERAGEAATACAALLAQDAVWVERVRPSRKGLNVRRYLRSVAVRDNTLTLDLWVTTTGTARADELLRLLGVDDLLDAGCVLERTLVELRDEAAAPLDPTDIPPDGPADTRPADPSRAIPDQPVASTSVAVPGDLAAE, encoded by the coding sequence ATGCTCGGGGACAAGTTCCGCCTCCGCTTCGAGAAGGCCGGTGTTCTCCGGCTGCTCAGCCATCACGATTTGATGCGCGTGCTGGAGCGAATGCTCCGCCGGGCCGGCCTGCCGTTCAAGTCCACCGCCGGGTTCCACCCCGGCCCCCGCGTCGTCTTCGCGCAGTCGCTCCCGCTCGGCGTCGTCGGCCGCGACGAGGTCGTCGAGCTGGAACTGACCGAGGTGCGCGACTCCGGGGCCGTGCTGACCGGCCTGAACACCCAGGCGCCCGAGGGGCTGCGGTTCACACGCGCGGCGGTCGTCCCGATGCGGACGACGGCGATGCCGCGGCGGATCGTGTACTCGCTGCCCCTGCCGGCGGAGCGGGCGGGCGAGGCGGCCACGGCGTGTGCGGCCCTTCTCGCGCAGGACGCCGTGTGGGTGGAGCGGGTGCGGCCGAGCCGGAAGGGGCTGAACGTCCGCCGGTACCTCCGCTCGGTCGCCGTCCGCGACAACACCCTGACACTCGACCTGTGGGTCACCACCACCGGCACCGCCCGCGCCGACGAACTGCTTCGCCTCCTCGGCGTGGACGATCTGCTCGACGCCGGCTGCGTGCTCGAACGCACCCTCGTGGAACTCCGGGACGAGGCGGCCGCGCCCCTCGACCCGACCGACATCCCGCCGGACGGCCCGGCGGACACCCGGCCCGCGGACCCCTCGCGCGCCATCCCCGACCAACCCGTTGCCTCGACTAGCGTCGCCGTCCCCGGCGACCTGGCGGCGGAGTAG
- the ptsP gene encoding phosphoenolpyruvate--protein phosphotransferase, with amino-acid sequence MEYRYGTAVSPGIAIGPALVLDTEGVRIPNKLVPADQVDAEVVRLRGALDDAASEAREKRQRYTARFEPAIGNIFAAQQSAFEDPSFRDRLEHLIRTQTYSAEYAVSRGIREQVKKLEEAQRKVGDLAASEVLRRRAGDLIDLEKQILSTLLGQVPNAVAPLGGDRVVILANDLMPSDTADFSPRTVWAFATESGGPTSHTAILAGALEIPAVVGVGRFLTDVSGGDMIIVDGNEGKIILDPDEETVRKYEAKRIAALNRADRYDALRGKPAVTHDGVAIRLLGNIELAPEAAHCADRGAEGVGLYRTEFLYLNKSSDPTEAEHYDAYRAVIDEIGANRPVVIRTLDLGADKFSSVSGLLSVEKNPFLGLRSVRLCLRKVDLFRTQLRAILRAAAHGDIRIMFPMISTLGELRQCKTLLNEVKEDLDEAGVPYKADIPVGTMIEVPSAAILADVLAREVDFFSVGTNDLIQYTLAADRNNEHVAHLYDPADPAVLRLIRTVVEAAGKAGIDVNVCGEMSGEPLYTPLLIGLGLRSLSATPRKIPEIKRVIRQLSVAEAETVAGQALSMDTARQVQNLLRDQLRRILPEAVE; translated from the coding sequence ATGGAATACAGGTACGGTACCGCCGTCTCGCCCGGGATCGCCATCGGCCCGGCCCTGGTGCTCGACACCGAGGGCGTCCGGATCCCCAACAAGCTCGTCCCCGCCGACCAGGTGGACGCCGAGGTCGTCCGCCTCCGCGGGGCGCTGGACGACGCCGCCTCCGAGGCCCGCGAGAAGCGGCAGCGGTACACCGCCCGGTTCGAGCCGGCCATCGGCAACATCTTCGCCGCCCAGCAGTCGGCGTTCGAAGACCCGTCGTTCCGCGACCGGCTCGAGCACCTCATCCGCACGCAGACGTACTCCGCCGAGTACGCCGTCAGCCGCGGCATCCGCGAGCAGGTCAAGAAGCTGGAGGAGGCCCAGCGGAAGGTCGGCGACCTGGCCGCGTCGGAAGTGCTCCGCCGCCGCGCCGGCGACCTGATCGACCTGGAAAAGCAGATCCTTTCGACCCTCCTCGGCCAGGTTCCGAACGCCGTGGCCCCCCTCGGCGGCGACCGCGTCGTCATCCTCGCCAACGACCTGATGCCGTCCGACACGGCCGACTTCTCGCCGCGGACGGTGTGGGCGTTCGCCACCGAGAGCGGCGGCCCCACGAGCCACACCGCCATCCTGGCCGGGGCCCTGGAGATCCCGGCGGTCGTCGGCGTCGGCCGGTTCCTGACGGACGTGTCCGGCGGCGACATGATCATCGTGGACGGGAACGAGGGGAAGATCATCCTCGACCCGGACGAGGAGACGGTCCGCAAGTACGAGGCGAAGCGGATCGCGGCGCTGAACCGCGCCGACCGGTACGACGCACTTCGAGGCAAGCCGGCCGTCACGCACGACGGAGTGGCAATCCGCCTGCTCGGAAACATCGAGTTGGCCCCCGAGGCCGCCCACTGCGCCGACCGCGGCGCGGAGGGCGTCGGCCTCTACCGCACCGAATTCCTGTACCTCAACAAGTCGTCCGACCCCACGGAGGCGGAACACTACGACGCCTACCGGGCCGTCATCGACGAGATCGGGGCGAACCGGCCGGTCGTGATCCGCACGCTCGACCTGGGGGCGGACAAGTTCAGCAGCGTGTCCGGCCTCCTGAGCGTGGAAAAGAACCCGTTCCTGGGCCTGCGCAGCGTCCGGCTGTGCCTGCGGAAGGTGGACCTGTTCCGCACCCAGCTCCGGGCGATTCTGCGGGCCGCGGCCCACGGCGACATCCGCATCATGTTCCCGATGATCAGCACGCTCGGCGAGCTGCGCCAGTGCAAGACGCTGCTCAACGAGGTGAAGGAGGACCTGGACGAGGCGGGCGTCCCCTACAAAGCGGACATCCCGGTTGGTACGATGATCGAGGTGCCGTCCGCCGCCATCCTGGCGGACGTGCTGGCCCGCGAGGTGGACTTCTTCTCGGTCGGGACGAACGACCTGATCCAGTACACCCTCGCGGCGGACCGGAACAACGAACACGTGGCCCACCTCTACGACCCGGCGGACCCGGCCGTACTGCGGCTGATCCGGACGGTGGTGGAGGCGGCGGGCAAGGCCGGGATCGACGTGAACGTGTGCGGGGAGATGAGCGGCGAGCCGCTCTACACCCCGCTCCTGATCGGGCTGGGGCTGCGGTCGCTCAGCGCGACGCCGCGGAAGATACCCGAGATCAAGCGGGTGATCCGCCAGCTGAGCGTGGCCGAGGCCGAGACGGTGGCCGGGCAGGCGCTGTCGATGGACACCGCCCGGCAGGTTCAGAACCTGTTGCGCGACCAACTACGCCGCATCCTCCCGGAGGCGGTCGAGTAG
- a CDS encoding PTS sugar transporter subunit IIA, with translation MRLPNFIVPDAIIPALATSAADVNPKDAAAVAGVKERVVRELVGALQAARAFGPEHTDDVVKEVMRREQLGTTGIGRNIAIPHSRHAAAEKLIGALGIAPAGLPFDSLDGEPVYVFVLLVSPKDRPGDHLRALEAVVRTMRNEDFVKQLRACTTKAEVWNLLEAAPGL, from the coding sequence ATGCGGCTGCCGAACTTCATCGTCCCGGACGCCATCATCCCGGCCCTCGCCACGTCCGCCGCGGACGTCAACCCGAAGGACGCCGCGGCCGTGGCCGGGGTGAAGGAGCGCGTCGTCCGCGAGCTGGTAGGGGCGCTCCAGGCGGCCCGCGCGTTCGGCCCCGAGCACACGGACGACGTGGTCAAGGAGGTCATGCGGCGCGAGCAACTCGGCACGACCGGGATCGGCCGGAACATCGCCATCCCCCACTCCCGCCACGCCGCCGCCGAGAAGCTCATCGGCGCCCTCGGGATCGCCCCCGCCGGCCTGCCGTTCGACAGCCTCGACGGCGAGCCGGTGTACGTGTTCGTGCTGCTGGTGTCGCCGAAGGACCGCCCCGGCGACCACCTCCGCGCCCTGGAAGCCGTGGTGCGGACGATGCGGAACGAGGACTTCGTCAAACAGCTGCGGGCCTGTACGACGAAGGCCGAGGTGTGGAACCTGCTCGAAGCCGCCCCCGGCCTCTGA